One genomic window of Punica granatum isolate Tunisia-2019 chromosome 1, ASM765513v2, whole genome shotgun sequence includes the following:
- the LOC116201455 gene encoding aspartyl protease family protein At5g10770, whose amino-acid sequence MAARLVMLILASSFSYSHLLLRTSKVRLLVFSLLLFLGCSTSTNNIINNNNNNNDDVVNGVEAGKISSTHHHVLKLNLRAFLEQRTAVFSSNSNSCFSQRSSRQTKGATILELIHRDHCSGQKINWNDKAKKTLISDNARVRSLQSRMKSLTSRHKDDASEAQIPLTSGIKLQTLNYIVSVELGGRNMSVIVDTGSDLTWVQCQPCRICYFQQDPLFNPSLSPSYKSISCNSSTCRSLLFETGNSGICSETAPQLCNYVVSYGDGSYTRGELGLETLNLGTTSVSDFVFGCGRNNKGLFGDASGLMGLGRSSVSLVSQTSTMFGGVFSYCLPSADAASAGSLVFGGDSSVYKNSTPISYTNIIPKPQLPTFYFLNLTGISIGKVALESPSFGKSGILIDSGTVITRLPPSMYSALKSEFLRQFSGFPSAPGFSILDTCFNLSSYQEVDVPEIKMHFGGGAEMVVDVMGVMYFAKSDPSQVCLAVASLTYEDDVGIIGNYQQKNQRIIYDSKGYKLGFAKETCSFA is encoded by the exons ATGGCCGCAAGATTAGTCATGCTGATATTGGCATCTTCCTTTTCTTATTCTCATCTTCTTCTACGCACATCAAAAGTTCGTCTACTAGTattttcccttcttcttttcctcgGTTGCTCCACTTCCaccaataatattattaataacaataataataataatgatgatgtcGTCAACGGGGTTGAAGCTGGAAAGATCAGTAGTACTCATCATCATGTGCTCAAGCTTAACCTCAGGGCCTTCTTAGAGCAGAGAACTGCAGTCTTCTCGAGCAACAGCAACAGCTGCTTCTCCCAAAGATCATCGA GGCAAACAAAGGGTGCAACAATCCTAGAACTCATACACAGGGACCACTGCTCAGGACAGAAAATAAACTGGAACGACAAGGCGAAGAAGACCTTGATCTCAGACAATGCCCGTGTCCGCTCTCTGCAGTCAAGAATGAAATCTCTGACCTCCCGCCATAAGGATGACGCCTCTGAGGCTCAAATCCCACTTACTTCCGGCATAAAGCTTCAAACTTTGAACTATATTGTCTCGGTCGAACTGGGAGGGCGAAATATGAGTGTAATAGTCGACACAGGAAGTGATCTCACGTGGGTGCAGTGCCAACCCTGCAGGATCTGCTACTTCCAGCAAGATCCGTTGTTCAACCCTTCCCTTTCCCCTTCCTACAAGTCCATCTCATGTAACTCCTCGACCTGCCGGTCCCTCCTGTTTGAGACTGGTAACTCGGGAATTTGTTCAGAGACAGCACCTCAGTTGTGCAATTATGTGGTTAGCTATGGCGATGGTTCCTACACTCGAGGAGAGCTCGGGCTTGAGACGCTGAACCTTGGGACAACCTCGGTGAGCGACTTCGTATTCGGTTGCGGCAGGAACAATAAGGGCCTCTTCGGGGATGCCTCAGGTCTCATGGGGCTTGGAAGGAGCTCCGTTTCTTTGGTCTCTCAGACCTCAACCATGTTTGGAGGAGTGTTCTCTTATTGCCTGCCTTCTGCAGATGCTGCATCAGCAGGGTCTTTAGTCTTCGGGGGAGATTCCTCGGTCTACAAGAACTCGACTCCCATCTCTTACACCAACATCATCCCAAAACCGCAGCTGCCCACATTCTACTTCCTCAACCTCACTGGGATAAGCATCGGCAAAGTGGCATTGGAATCGCCAAGCTTTGGGAAATCCGGGATTTTGATAGACTCGGGCACTGTAATCACGAGATTGCCACCCTCGATGTACAGTGCTCTGAAGAGCGAGTTCCTGAGGCAGTTCTCAGGTTTCCCTTCAGCCCCTGGATTTTCAATCCTGGACACTTGCTTTAACTTGAGCTCGTACCAAGAGGTGGATGTTCCAGAGATAAAGATGCATTTCGGAGGAGGTGCTGAGATGGTGGTGGACGTGATGGGTGTCATGTATTTCGCCAAGTCGGACCCCTCTCAGGTCTGCTTGGCCGTTGCAAGCCTCACATATGAGGATGATGTTGGAATCATCGGCAATTACCAGCAGAAGAACCAGAGGATCATATACGACAGTAAAGGGTACAAGTTGGGATTTGCAAAGGAAACTTGCAGCTTCGCTTAA
- the LOC116201464 gene encoding probable folate-biopterin transporter 3 codes for MDEQERGRVETLQREKPRNSRWGSLSSVSTPIQWFRKLRSELHWSFLVAVVIVYGINQGLGMGLSRVSVQYYMKDEQKLEPSEAQVYSGIIQIPWIVKPLWGLLTDTLPIFGFRRRPYFLLSGFLTIISMLWLSLGGNVPLAYALSSLIIASVGVAIADVTVDACVTQNSIAHPSLAGDMQSLCGFSSSFGALIGFSLSGILIHLVGPKGVFGMLCIPAALIILAGILLRESRAQHFAYQRVDEKFLDAAKSMWTTLKHRDVWRPCLYMYLSLALGLNIREGIFYWFTDAEDGPKFSQEVVGSIFSFGAIGSLLGVFVYQNFLKSHPYRSTLFWAQLLFGLSGLMDLVLVLRLNLKLGVPDYLFVVMDDTISIFIIRIKWMPLLVLSSKLCPAGIEGTFFALLMSIDHVGLLSSSWTGGILLHMLNVTRTQFDNLWMAILIRSLLRVLPIGLLFLIPESDPSMAVLPSELLRTKKGDDVLEPETLEMAPLVNSA; via the exons ATGGATGAGCAAGAACGAGGACGAGTAGAGACCCTTCAACGTGAGAAACCCAGGAACTCGAGATGGGGTTCCTTGAGCTCGGTTTCAACGCCCATCCAGTGGTTCAGGAAGCTCCGGTCGGAGCTCCATTGGAGCTTTCTGGTAGCAGTGGTGATTGTTTACGGAATCAATCAAGGGCTGGGGATGGGGCTCAGTAGGGTCAGTGTGCAGTACTACATGAAGGATGAGCAGAAACTGGAGCCATCAGAGGCTCAGGTCTATTCTGGGATCATTCAGATTCCTTGGATTGTCAAGCCATTGTGGGGTCTCCTCACTGACACTCTTCCCATTTTTGGGTTTCGTAGGAGgccttattttcttttatcag GTTTCCTGACTATAATTTCCATGCTTTGGCTCTCTCTTGGCGGGAATGTTCCTCTTGCCTATGCCCTGTCATCTCTCATAATTGCAAGTGTCGGAGTGGCAATAGCAGATGTAACAGTTGATGCATGCGTGACACAAAACAGCATAGCTCATCCTTCCCTTGCTGGAGATATGCAGAGCTTGTGTGGGTTCAGCTCCTCTTTTGGAGCATTGATAGGATTTTCACTTAGTGGCATTCTCATTCACCTTGTGGGGCCCAAG GGTGTATTTGGAATGCTCTGTATTCCTGCAGCTCTCATCATTTTGGCTGGGATATTGCTGAGAGAATCCCGTGCACAACACTTTGCTTATCAGCGG GTTGATGAGAAGTTCCTTGATGCTGCTAAGTCGATGTGGACGACACTTAAACACAGGGACGTGTGGAGGCCCTGTTTATACATGTACCTATCACTTGCTTTAGGTTTGAATATCCGTGAAGGAATCTTTTATTGGTTTACTGATGCTGAGGATGGGCCAAAGTTCTCACAG GAGGTTGTCGGCTCCATATTCTCTTTCGGTGCGATTGGCTCTCTTCTTGGAGTCTTTGTCTACCAAAATTTCTTGAAAAGTCATCCCTACCGCAGCACACTTTTCTGGGCTCAGTTGCTCTTCGGTTTATCAGGACTAATGGATCTGGTACTAGTTCTGCGATTGAACCTGAAATTGGGTGTGCCTGATTATTTGTTCGTTGTGATGGATGACACCatttctatatttattatacGAATCAAGTGGATGCCTCTTCTCGTACTTAGCTCCAAGCTCTGCCCTGCTGGTATAGAAGGCACCTTTTTCGCTCTGCTGATGTCCATTGATCATGTGGGCCTGCTTTCTTCATCCTGGACTGGAGGAATCTTACTCCACATGTTGAATGTTACTCGGACGCAATTTGACAATCTTTGGATGGCCATTTTGATTAGGAGCTTATTGAGAGTTCTTCCAATAGGGCTTCTCTTTTTGATTCCCGAAAGCGATCCGAGTATGGCTGTTCTTCCAAGTGAACTGTTGAGGACGAAAAAGGGCGATGATGTGCTCGAACCTGAGACGCTCGAAATGGCTCCACTTGTAAATAGCGCTTGA